The Topomyia yanbarensis strain Yona2022 chromosome 3, ASM3024719v1, whole genome shotgun sequence nucleotide sequence GTCTTCAACATCTTAATTGGTACGGAACATCCAATCATAATCGATGCCGATACAGCAGCAAAAGCAATGGTGATGGCACTATTAAATACTACGCTAGCTTCTGTTAGCTTCTACAGATATGCCAGCTCTGGTGTTTTATCGCCGGACGTGGTCTCGTCCGAAGCATCTCAGCAGTTGCCGACAAAATGAAAGGGATGGCATACACCAAAACTGTCTTAGGAATCGAAACAAGGTGGAGGTCGCTTTGGAGTAGGATTTTCTTAAAACCCAGATTTATTATCGGTGAGCtcgttctgattatttaattatCCAAATATTACTATATATTTATTGATATCTAATCCTTTCCAAATTTGAACGTGAACTTGATTACGTGCTTGTGTAGATTTTGTTTTCTCAGAAGTCATACCAATAGTATGCCGACAAAATAGTGATTTTTCATTAGATGATtaaatgattgaaaatattttgcgtGTTTTCAGTTGTTTAGGCACTTTTGTCTTTATGTTTAGTAATAATTAACCCATTACGCCAATTTTCTCTATCattatttcagagagcgagtaaaggcgctataacctagctcattagtcaggacatggctaaatacctctgtcccagcCCAGGAACGGACCCACGGAGTGACGTTAACCCTCTTAGCccagtcactcccaacgatttatcaaaccctcatcaaattgaaacggtcggtacggttgtccacgtttcttccttattcaagttgcaaaaaaaaagttgattaaattcttcattagatgaataatttgattgccgtttaATTTTGAATAATCTTTATTTTGTAAGCTGCACAGTATGCCTGGCCGCTTCAATGAGTGTATCACATACcctatgtgccacaaacattaatactgacaagaaaaaatgtaggcgaacgtctgcaattttccaggatccctacatgtattggctgtgtatgtgtagactataCTAGACTAGAGATCTtgataaaattagaaccaccctgttggttctaattttatcaagataaaaaatttaactttttaattTCTATATAGAACCATACGACCTTCAGTGAAATTAGAACGAcgagttttaaaaaagtttgctgaacacatgtaagctctatctgtcatacttttcattttacatcgAATTTAATTAGAGTGTATTTTATatagttttattgaaataacttttcaaataatgctgttttaaggcgaataatttaTTCCATGTCATTTATTatagttgaaaagttatgagcgcTTTTCCGCCAAAAATGGAGTTATAATAATATATTGCAGTCCTTGACACTCAAAACCTTTACATCCTCTCTCCTTATACATTTTTTCAACTCGATCATAATTACATAGTATACATAAGTCTTTTTAGCATCGTAAGTACACTCCATTAGCTGCTATTTACACTGTTTCCCCAGAACCTCAGAACAGGGAATTCACCAGCTGTGAGCACACACACGGAGTACCACGTACTACCGGATGCTGCTACACCGATCAAGACGAGAAGAGACAGACAATTCAAATAACTAACGTAACATCTAGATACCTGCATTCGCCTAATCAAGCAGATTCGGCGttaataaattaaatcaatctATTGTATCATTCCTCGGTTCAGCACACCGAAAAGCTCCTAAACCAATTTAATAATGGTAAAGAAAATCAGAACTGTAGTTCCAACCATATGCGATATAATCCCTTATTATTCTACGCTTGTAATCACggtcattagggtgggacaaaaattagattccagctccgagcaactttttaggtgccAGTTGGGTcccagaacaactgtgcaaattcttagcttgatccctgaaactatatttatgTGCCCACTGTTTaatgtttacatgggattttgtatgtgaaaattaactttcacaaaataattcctccaggagtcgcccattatttcctaaaaataaatcgttgtgtgacttttataggaaatttaacaaagaaacaaagtctcgaaaaccacgaaacaatctgacgcttgagaaaaaagttattaagcaaaaaccgattgatgctctgacgatttataaaatatacattttttcctagcaccactgcttttggttgtccaattatacgcaattttgttttaattttctcttgatgtttctaaatcatttatctataatgtttggccacttctcaagagttttgagggataaattgaggcttcttttgtacataataagagaaagttaaaaattttgtatataattcgaccatcAGCTGCAGTGATGCCATGAAAagcgaaattttcatcaatcttcaagacatcaatcggtttttacttaataactttttccacaagcatcagatcgtttcgcggtcttttagactttgtttccttggcaaatttcctataaaaatcagacgtccatttatttttaggaggtaaagggcgactcttggaagaattattttgcaaaagacgttttccccatacaaaatcccatgtaaactttaaaccgtgggcgcaaaaatatagtttcaccgatcgagctaaaaatatgcagagttgttctggtaGCTAAATAGGACCCAaaaaccatgtcccactctaattgTCATTCGTAATCGccaactccgcacatagggttagagttTTCTTAAGagacccgaagaggcgaatgaccttaaggttaaaacctccataatcaaaatttaaaaaaaaaacagtgacAGCATACCGATTTACTCTGTTCCTAAAAGCTGCATGTCATGAGGAAAACAATTTGTTCCACAAGATTACAGAAATAGCTCAATTGGTAAAAGCGGCAGTACCACCACAAGATGTCAACAACATGGGATGAACGAGGACGAGGCAGTGCAATGCAGGTCAAATCACAGAATGCCATAAATCGTTAGAATTGAGAAGTCGAGTTAATGGGCGATGAGGGGGTGGGGAGAGGTTTAAACTGAACCTTGGGTGTATCATGAGAATAAACATTTATAACGTTCTTTTTACATCGTCTGTATTTGACAGGGTCGATAAAAAGTTTATTATACACACTCATCATGTTTTGACCATAGCATAGTACCACCCGGGGACCATAACTGTACCATTCGAGAAATGGTTAACTGAAGGTACAATACACCAAATGATCGGAATGGTTTGTAGTATGGtatatttatattttgtcatGATCTTCTAAATTGCTAAAAAAAAACTTAGGCATTTGTCTATAGTGTAAGATTATACTAATCCTGTAGCGTGCTAGAAAATTGTACATAGTAGAATGTTTAATGTACCCTATTGTATATAATCCAATAGCGCTATAATACCGCGAAAATGGATCATACGTTCACCATTCCGGTTATAATATGCCTTCAAATTCGTTTGAGAAAATTGGCATTTTTGAATGGTAACTTTACTTAACAACCTATTCCGTATACGGTAGAAGTGGCGCTAATTATAAGTGGAATAGTCAATATGATTGCCCGTAGCGTTGGTTTATCGTTTTGCAAACGATAAGAAGAGTCTCCAGAGAATAGTTTTTAAGGTCCACATACCATTGTGATTATTGTACAGAAATGGTCACGAAATATGCgggttagaagaaaatgttcgtctttaAAAATCCTGAAAAACATCTAAAGTATGTTACAACCAATGAAAATGGCAAAAGTTATATtacaaatttggtttttcattaaatgacCATTCGTAGTATGTTTAAACTACTTCCACGGTCGACAATATAAAAGATATAGCTTCGTTTTTATGATAAAACTATGCACTTTACAAgacttttcttttgttttaaatagaGCTAACGGAGTGGTTCTAAATTCATTAAAATCAGAAAAATTAAccttttaatggttcgagatagagtttcgcagTATTCCAGAAAACTTAAGAAAATCAAATcttaaaaaactttgtcaaaTACATTGAAACCTAGATTGAAACCCTgtcttgtacttttcattttacaataaatttgtcgaaaaagtagggtgtaatttttgattttgcgaacaatttgtcttaatatactGAAGCTCTAGCTTCTTTCGTTATAAATTAATGTAAACTTTTTCCTAAAAATGAACtattttttgaatgaatattgcaagatatacaaaatattgtatttaccattttttggtgatctatactacaaaacataatatttcatatggcagcaacggtatttaatgttaagtgccctAATAGAAGATAAAAAGTTATATATGTTTAActttgaaatgaacaaattttaatacttggtgtataaaaacaaattatgcatcctaaaataatcttcaagttgttcGAAGGTTACTACAgtgtaaaatgaaaactataaaagttataaaaataataCCGTTTTTAATGAACACCCTTAAGCTTACATTTATATTTGTCGTGCAATAGAAAGTATAAAAGATAAAGCTTATGTGTCtccagcaattttttttctagaatgTGTTCCttgaagctctatctcgaatcgttaaaaagttcaattttaaatctTGTTCAATTtagcacggtgtctttgtcgaacaactttattcaaaaaaatatcggcagctgtaaaacttcgggatatgaaagaatggacttttccctttcatttgaaagtaaaattaaaatattctgtcggggggtctagaacaactttttattttacagttttttgattgaaaacttaagctttttaatgaaattaattcgcatttttgctaccaattggtactatagacattcaaaaaatactaaaagtgagaatctgatgaacaatcccgttgtctacaacttcgtagaatgctataagtcgatataaaatcacccgagaaagttattaaaatttaatcagtttttaggtgtgcgcggggcctatggattaagaagtcgattaacaaggacttacaaaaaatgttgggtttaaatgaacagtaaattcagataaatttcaatgtatacaaagtcccattctcagcagaaaaaagatattttcagatttctccggATCTTGGgtgaaaatgacactttatgaggTGTGGTaaagtgttgaccaaatttattcgataatcttatactttttcaagatgttgattaatttAGTAACGggttttatcatgcctttttcattacttttctcgctctaggggatagctaatgtaaactaaaATGACCCTTCTCCCTAATCCTATCcagcctggtaaaatacaattggcttaaattcaaagctttatatttgaatgaactaaagtagacaggtcgaatcattgtaataaacgacggattttattgcaattttgggttgagaatcctgtttgtctttatcaacattaaaagaaagatgattgaaaaagaaaaaaagctcttcgagttttgaatccatgtttgttatcttttggggtagattcatttcatcagaatttatagatgcagatttttgcttgtcctcaaattttatttccaaatcgagcacataatcttagaaaaaagaataaaaccatgtttcataatttcctttaagaaaaaATTCCGAAGTCGTTACTCGTtgtacacggatcacaacagaaaacgaacaagaaaatatcaggctgtaccatacattcagtaaattcctaaagtaatacaagtctgtttattgaagatttccgtcataatatgggataagagcaaagacaacatatcaagaagacagagttgccagttcagttcagaatctgaagacattaacagcaacacgtctttcgggtaaaggtgatactttctatatctacttgTATATTGagatcttcgtacaatagacaaaacctttatttctcatttactattgcgatttctgttcaatatACAGCGATttccaaaagttaacaaacttgaacataaatctcatcgaattatttttctatccttctgTATTTTTCTGAGAatctgtcaatcaggattctcaatcaaaatcaaatctaatgactgaatatctaatgaagtttgatcaaatataaagttaaaatttaggccagATATATCCCACAAGGTGGATTCAAggttacatcaagcatactccagaatgagtgaagaaaaaaaaaagaagaaacgaatacagtggagacccgattttatcagcacccgattttatctacctccgattttatcagctttttgacccgattttatcagcttcatatgaaaattgatagttggtagtttaatgggctctagcagacgaaccaagttgaattggaataaatcctttcttaggcatatatttcttatcttagagatccgaaaaatgcaaaaataaaaatatttttttaattttgcgctgtccgacccccttaaggggaacttaaagtaaataatcagaaaaggttgcaaggctatatctaaggaacaaggaagaatattttaagagcttcgatttataaaaaagacagaaaaatatatgtcctgattttatcaatgtccctgatTTATCAGCTTgcaattcgccaaggggctgataaaacgggtctttactgtatatctgtgacagaaaaaaatggtttcattttgctgcattgcccagcatctttcaaaagagtactaatttcgttcaaattttatctactcttctctgtatctccatgctcctaaaatatcattgatgcgcataaaacggtggaatctggaattatgtttttttagccttcaaggtgggactttgctagcattcaagttcttctgagcacactgttaaaataaggcaatccatttttttacaaataaaaatgtttttggaacaaaggTTCTTAACCACtaggccccgtgcgaatctagaaactttgataaaaatttaatatccttctctggcgattttagatcgcggTGTAGTTTTTTACAATattgtacacaatgaaattgtccatcagattctcacttttggtaatatttgaatgtctaaagtactacctaggggcaaaaatgtgaattagtttcattgaaaaacttaagttttcaaacaaaaaaactttaaaataaaaagttgttctggagcccctgatagaatattttaattttactttcaaatgaaagggaaaagcgcATTCTATCAcgtgctgaagttttagcgatgccgattttttttgaataaaattgttAGAACTACCGTAGCTAagggaaaattgggtaaacaccaaaatttttcCCTATAGGGCGAAAATTTTGTACTTCGTTAAgtcatttagttttagcaatttACGTTCTGGACTACTGTGCACTGGTGCTAAGAGGTGTCCGTTTATTAAAAAcgctttttttctgaaaaaataacttTCCAGGCTAACTTTTCAGTGATTGAGCAGAGTAGATAACATTCAAATACATTCTGgcacatttttcattttattgacTATTGAACCGATAAAAAGTGATACGCGATGTTTGGAACCGTTACTTGCATCGTATTCTTATTTCTGCACACTTGTAGCAATTCGGTATGGTAATCAAATACAAGCCTTACTCATTTGTGCAAGTGGAAAACGATGTCGATCTTGTTAGAAATAGTCGCTCTATCCATCGGGCAGCGACTGCATGTAATGTTCTTGAAAGCACAATTCGCTTAAAGCTGAAATTGAAGCAAGCATTTCGAAATCCCGGAAGAACacattttttaacgaaagaagAGGACACACATTGTCATTTGAATAATCGATAGCGCAAAAGTTGGTTTTCCGTTGATAGGCAAGGACTAagctgcccataatcgcaagtcagtcccatgttctatgggaatccctatctacatgggactgacttgcgattataggcagtatgGACATTCGTAGCGTATACGTTCAGCTTACCAGGCGGAAACAATCCGTTCACCGATGGTATTCCCGGtcggaagtatttgaaattgttCCTTAGACTACATCTCAATATATCTCTATTAAAGCAACAGACAAGTGTAACAGAACCGAAAATTCGAGGTTTGATCGTATTCATTCGTATTTCGATACGAATTAATTGCACCACATCGCAAATAATCATGTCCGTGTGGTTAATATGGACGAAACAGCCATCCATTTGGTACTAAACAGAGATGTAGTATTCGCGAGGACTGGGGAAATATAGGTGTACAAAAGCAAAAACTGCGCGAATTCTGAGAAAGCAGCCAACACTACATTGTATGCGGCAAATCTGGCACTAACTATTGTACTGTTTCCTTACCAGCAGCGACTACCGGCTGAAATAGCTCGAAACGCTTCGTTATCAGGTAGAAATAATTCAACCGTATGGCGAACGTATTCCGCATCGAAAGTACATATCTAGTTGTTCTTCAGAGAATAGCCATATATCACACTGGATCCCTAGCGCTCTGTCATAGCAACGTAAAAGTGTAGAAGAACCGAAATACAAACAAATTGCATGAGATCCGCCATTGGGTATATACTACATATGTGATTTCAGGCAAACATCATCGCCTGAAATCACATATGTAGTATGTACCCATTGTACCCTACGTTGCGCAGAAAAGCCCATGATTGATTGTAATTTGAAACCTACTGTCCCTTCGTGTTGCATTTATGTCCCGTATTCCTTATCTATTTAATGTCCGAACTAAATAAATCGATTCTATTAAAATCATCCTGCTTTTTAAAACATGCGCAAAGTTAGGCACCACGCATGCAAAGTTGGGAACAATGTAGATTTTGTGTGCAAAGTTAGTTACAAGATAACGAATCAGCTTTTAAATCATATGCTTTTATAGCCTATTCTTTTTCTTACTAATAATTTCTATGAATAAAGTGGTCAAAACTCAAcacgaaaataaattttaaggAAGAGTAacgcattttgttgttttttgtgtTGAAACGAACATATAAATTTCTTAACTGCGCAGAGTATGTTGCGTACACGGTAGCTTTAgtgaaaatttgttttaaaaaaatcaccctTATTCTTTTTCACGACGAACGCGAGATTCGTTTTAAAGTGGTTTGTATTCCCgtttacgacagcaaaatcaaatggaGTTACTATTCGTACGAATCGCCTTCGAACGGCCAAAATAGGCCCATTACCCTAGTACATTGGAGGAAGCACAATACGGTGGAAAATTGTCATCACAAACATTTGTGGGAACCCCACTAAACATGATTAAGCTTTGAATGtacaaaaacatgtttttctattctaatgATGTTTTATTTAGTTGCGCCCGCAGAGCATCGCATCGTTTCGACGCATACGGGGAATCACATTGCAGTATAGATAGTTAGTGGACTATTACAAATCGTACTGACAAGGCAGGGCTTAAGTGTTTTTTTCCGCCTCGAGAGTGTTAACTTTGGCGATTAGTTCATCCATATTAACTCTATCCGCCTTCTCCATGAGTGTTTTCTGCAAATTTTTTATTCCAATCAAATACATCATTGTGCTGAGAAAACTATAATATTACCTGTTTGCTACGCAGTACTTCGATTCGCTTATCGAGAATTATCCTTATTTTTCCCATCTCGTCCTCCGGAATCAGCTGTGCGCGGGTTTCAGTCACAAAGTGTTCCAGCTTGGCTAGATCGGTTTCCTCCCGCTTTATCTCGTTATTCAACTGCCGAATACGGGCTTTCAGTGGGATCGATTGAAGTCGTGCCTCTAAACGTTTTGCTTGCTCCTGG carries:
- the LOC131690788 gene encoding uncharacterized protein LOC131690788, which gives rise to MDKDTSKNLTFNKTLEEVRMLNTKNEKLLKDFGIDITNLSDSAQAALDDYAKIKQLTGLAELDASFVDGYCYQEQAKRLEARLQSIPLKARIRQLNNEIKREETDLAKLEHFVTETRAQLIPEDEMGKIRIILDKRIEVLRSKQKTLMEKADRVNMDELIAKVNTLEAEKNT